A genomic window from Equus caballus isolate H_3958 breed thoroughbred chromosome 5, TB-T2T, whole genome shotgun sequence includes:
- the SLC26A9 gene encoding solute carrier family 26 member 9 isoform X1 gives MPLIIPTLLLPKLVNAPDMSQPRPRYVVDRAAYSLTLFDDEFEKKDRTYPVGEKLLNTFRCSPAKVKAAVFGLLPVLSWLPKYKIKDCLVPDLLGGLSGGCIQVPQGMAFALLANLPAVNGLYSSFFPLLTYFFLGGIHQMVPGTFAVISILVGNVCLQLAPESKFRVFDNATNESYVDTAAMEAERLHVSATLACLTAIIQMGLGFVQFGFVAIYLSESFIRGFMTAAGLQILISVLKYIFGLTVPSYTGPGSIVFTFIDICKGLPDTNIASLIFALISGAFLMLVKELNARYMHKIRFPIPTEMIVVVVATAISGSYKMPKKYHMQIVGEIQHGFPTPVSPVVSQWKDMIGTAFSLAIVGYVINLAMGRTLASKHGYDVDSNQEMIALGCSNFFGSFFKIHVICCALSVTLAVDGAGGKSQVASLCVSLVVMITMLVLGSYLYALPKSVLGALIAVNLKNSLKQLADPYYLWRRSKLDCCIWVVSFLSSFFLSLPYGVAVGVAFSVLVLVFQTQFRNGYALAQVLDSDIYVNPKTYNRVQEIKGVRIVTYCSPLYFANSEIFRQKVIAKTGVDPQKVLLAKQKYLKRQEKRRMPTQQRKSLFMKTKTVSLQELQQDFENASPTDPNNNQTPADGASVSYITFSPDSSPAAHCEPPAAAEIPIEPSDMLASVPPFVTFHTLILDMSGVSFVDLMGIKALAKLSSTYGKIGVQVFLANIHAQVYNDISHGGVFEDGCLQRNHVFPSIHDAVLFAQANAREVAPGRDFQGAAVDPELSLDGSEDSPSYWDLEQEMFGSMFHSETLTAL, from the exons ATGCCCCTCATCATCCCTACTCTGCTTCTCCCAAAGCTCGTAAATGCCCCAGACATGAGCCAGCCCAGGCCTCGCTACGTGGTAGACAGAGCCGCATACTCTCTCACCCTCTTCGATGACGAGTTTGAAAAGAAGGACCGGACATACCCAGTGGGAGAGAAACTTCTCAACACCTTCAG ATGTTCCCCAGCTAAAGTCAAAGCTGCGGTGTTTGGGCTGCTCCCCGTGCTCTCCTGGCTTCCCAAGTACAAGATCAAAGACTGCCTGGTCCCCGACCTGCTTGGCGGCCTCAGCGGTGGATGCATCCAGGTCCCCCAAG GCATGGCGTTTGCTCTGCTGGCCAACCTCCCTGCAGTCAACGGCCTCTACTCCTCTTTCTTCCCGCTCCTGACCTACTTCTTCCTGGGGGGCATACACCAGATGGTGCCAG GTACCTTTGCCGTTATCAGCATCCTGGTGGGTAACGTCTGTCTGCAGCTGGCCCCAGAGTCGAAATTCCGGGTCTTCGACAATGCCACCAATGAGAGCTACGTGGACACAGCGGCCATGGAGGCCGAGAGGCTGCACGTGTCAGCAACGCTAGCCTGCCTGACTGCCATCATCCAG ATGGGCCTGGGCTTCGTCCAGTTCGGCTTTGTGGCTATCTACCTCTCCGAGTCCTTCATCCGGGGCTTCATGACTGCCGCTGGCCTGCAGATCCTGATCTCGGTGCTCAAGTACATCTTTGGGCTGACCGTCCCCTCCTACACAGGCCCAGGGTCCATTGTCTTT ACCTTCATTGACATCTGCAAAGGCCTCCCCGACACCAACATCGCCTCGCTCATCTTCGCCCTCATCAGCGGTGCCTTCCTGATGCTGGTGAAGGAACTCAATGCTCGCTACATGCACAAGATCCGCTTCCCCATCCCCACAGAGATGATTGTG GTGGTGGTGGCAACGGCTATCTCCGGGAGCTATAAGATGCCCAAAAAGTATCACATGCAGATTGTGGGAGAGATCCAACATGG GTTCCCCACTCCCGTGTCGCCTGTGGTTTCTCAGTGGAAGGATATGATTGGCACAGCCTTCTCTCTGGCCATTGTGGGCTACGTCATCAACCTGGCTATGGGGAGGACCCTGGCCAGCAAACATGGCTATGACGTGGATTCTAACCAG GAGATGATTGCCCTGGGCTGCAGCAACTTCTTTGGctccttttttaaaatccatgtCATTTGCTGTGCTCTTTCCGTCACTCTGGCTGTAGATGGAGCTGGAGGAAAATCCCAG GTGGCgagcctgtgtgtgtctctggtGGTGATGATCACCATGCTGGTCCTGGGATCCTATCTGTACGCCCTCCCCAAG TCTGTGCTAGGAGCCCTGATAGCTGTCAACCTCAAGAACTCCCTCAAGCAACTTGCCGACCCCTACTACCTGTGGAGGAGGAGCAAGCTGGACTGT TGTATCTGGGTGGTgagcttcctctcctccttcttcctgagCCTGCCGTATGGTGTGGCGGTGGGTGTCGCCTTCTCCGTCCTCGTCTTGGTCTTCCAGACCCAATT TCGAAATGGCTACGCTTTGGCCCAGGTCCTGGACAGTGACATTTATGTGAATCCCAAGACCTACAACAGG GTCCAGGAAATCAAAGGGGTCAGGATTGTCACTTACTGCTCCCCTCTCTACTTTGCCAACTCGGAGATCTTCAGGCAAAAGGTCATTGCCAAG ACAGGTGTGGACCCCCAGAAAGTGTTGCTCGCCAAGCAAAAGTACCTCaagaggcaggagaagagaaggatgcCCACACAACAGAGGAAGTCTCTATTCATGAAAACCAAG acTGTCTCCCTGCAGGAGCTGCAGCAGGACTTTGAGAACGCCTCCCCGACCGACCCCAACAACAACCAGACGCCTGCTGATGGTGCCAGTGTGTCATACATCACCTTCAGCCCTGACAGCTCCCCGGCTGCCCACTGTGAGCCACCAGCCGCTGCGGAGATCCCCATTGAACCCAGTGACATGCTGGCCAGTGTCCCACCCTTTGTCACCTTCCACACCCTCATCCTTGACATGAGCGGGGTCAGCTTTGTGGACTTGATGGGCATCAAAGCCCTGGCCAAG CTGAGCTCCACTTACGGGAAGATCGGCGTGCAGGTCTTCTTAGCGAACATTCACG CCCAGGTGTACAATGACATCAGCCACGGAGGCGTCTTTGAAGACGGGTGTCTACAGCGCAACCACGTCTTTCCCAGCATACATGATGCCGTCCTCTTTGCCCAGGCCAACGCCAGAGAAGTGGCCCCAGGACGTGACTTTCAAGGG GCTGCAGTGGACCCCGAGCTCTCCTTGGATGGCTCCGAGGACAGCCCCAGCTACTGGGACTTAGAGCAG GAGATGTTCGGGAGCATGTTCCACTCAGAAACCCTGACCGCCCTGTGA
- the SLC26A9 gene encoding solute carrier family 26 member 9 isoform X3, producing the protein MAFALLANLPAVNGLYSSFFPLLTYFFLGGIHQMVPGTFAVISILVGNVCLQLAPESKFRVFDNATNESYVDTAAMEAERLHVSATLACLTAIIQMGLGFVQFGFVAIYLSESFIRGFMTAAGLQILISVLKYIFGLTVPSYTGPGSIVFTFIDICKGLPDTNIASLIFALISGAFLMLVKELNARYMHKIRFPIPTEMIVVVVATAISGSYKMPKKYHMQIVGEIQHGFPTPVSPVVSQWKDMIGTAFSLAIVGYVINLAMGRTLASKHGYDVDSNQEMIALGCSNFFGSFFKIHVICCALSVTLAVDGAGGKSQVASLCVSLVVMITMLVLGSYLYALPKSVLGALIAVNLKNSLKQLADPYYLWRRSKLDCCIWVVSFLSSFFLSLPYGVAVGVAFSVLVLVFQTQFRNGYALAQVLDSDIYVNPKTYNRVQEIKGVRIVTYCSPLYFANSEIFRQKVIAKTGVDPQKVLLAKQKYLKRQEKRRMPTQQRKSLFMKTKTVSLQELQQDFENASPTDPNNNQTPADGASVSYITFSPDSSPAAHCEPPAAAEIPIEPSDMLASVPPFVTFHTLILDMSGVSFVDLMGIKALAKLSSTYGKIGVQVFLANIHAQVYNDISHGGVFEDGCLQRNHVFPSIHDAVLFAQANAREVAPGRDFQGAAVDPELSLDGSEDSPSYWDLEQEMFGSMFHSETLTAL; encoded by the exons ATGGCGTTTGCTCTGCTGGCCAACCTCCCTGCAGTCAACGGCCTCTACTCCTCTTTCTTCCCGCTCCTGACCTACTTCTTCCTGGGGGGCATACACCAGATGGTGCCAG GTACCTTTGCCGTTATCAGCATCCTGGTGGGTAACGTCTGTCTGCAGCTGGCCCCAGAGTCGAAATTCCGGGTCTTCGACAATGCCACCAATGAGAGCTACGTGGACACAGCGGCCATGGAGGCCGAGAGGCTGCACGTGTCAGCAACGCTAGCCTGCCTGACTGCCATCATCCAG ATGGGCCTGGGCTTCGTCCAGTTCGGCTTTGTGGCTATCTACCTCTCCGAGTCCTTCATCCGGGGCTTCATGACTGCCGCTGGCCTGCAGATCCTGATCTCGGTGCTCAAGTACATCTTTGGGCTGACCGTCCCCTCCTACACAGGCCCAGGGTCCATTGTCTTT ACCTTCATTGACATCTGCAAAGGCCTCCCCGACACCAACATCGCCTCGCTCATCTTCGCCCTCATCAGCGGTGCCTTCCTGATGCTGGTGAAGGAACTCAATGCTCGCTACATGCACAAGATCCGCTTCCCCATCCCCACAGAGATGATTGTG GTGGTGGTGGCAACGGCTATCTCCGGGAGCTATAAGATGCCCAAAAAGTATCACATGCAGATTGTGGGAGAGATCCAACATGG GTTCCCCACTCCCGTGTCGCCTGTGGTTTCTCAGTGGAAGGATATGATTGGCACAGCCTTCTCTCTGGCCATTGTGGGCTACGTCATCAACCTGGCTATGGGGAGGACCCTGGCCAGCAAACATGGCTATGACGTGGATTCTAACCAG GAGATGATTGCCCTGGGCTGCAGCAACTTCTTTGGctccttttttaaaatccatgtCATTTGCTGTGCTCTTTCCGTCACTCTGGCTGTAGATGGAGCTGGAGGAAAATCCCAG GTGGCgagcctgtgtgtgtctctggtGGTGATGATCACCATGCTGGTCCTGGGATCCTATCTGTACGCCCTCCCCAAG TCTGTGCTAGGAGCCCTGATAGCTGTCAACCTCAAGAACTCCCTCAAGCAACTTGCCGACCCCTACTACCTGTGGAGGAGGAGCAAGCTGGACTGT TGTATCTGGGTGGTgagcttcctctcctccttcttcctgagCCTGCCGTATGGTGTGGCGGTGGGTGTCGCCTTCTCCGTCCTCGTCTTGGTCTTCCAGACCCAATT TCGAAATGGCTACGCTTTGGCCCAGGTCCTGGACAGTGACATTTATGTGAATCCCAAGACCTACAACAGG GTCCAGGAAATCAAAGGGGTCAGGATTGTCACTTACTGCTCCCCTCTCTACTTTGCCAACTCGGAGATCTTCAGGCAAAAGGTCATTGCCAAG ACAGGTGTGGACCCCCAGAAAGTGTTGCTCGCCAAGCAAAAGTACCTCaagaggcaggagaagagaaggatgcCCACACAACAGAGGAAGTCTCTATTCATGAAAACCAAG acTGTCTCCCTGCAGGAGCTGCAGCAGGACTTTGAGAACGCCTCCCCGACCGACCCCAACAACAACCAGACGCCTGCTGATGGTGCCAGTGTGTCATACATCACCTTCAGCCCTGACAGCTCCCCGGCTGCCCACTGTGAGCCACCAGCCGCTGCGGAGATCCCCATTGAACCCAGTGACATGCTGGCCAGTGTCCCACCCTTTGTCACCTTCCACACCCTCATCCTTGACATGAGCGGGGTCAGCTTTGTGGACTTGATGGGCATCAAAGCCCTGGCCAAG CTGAGCTCCACTTACGGGAAGATCGGCGTGCAGGTCTTCTTAGCGAACATTCACG CCCAGGTGTACAATGACATCAGCCACGGAGGCGTCTTTGAAGACGGGTGTCTACAGCGCAACCACGTCTTTCCCAGCATACATGATGCCGTCCTCTTTGCCCAGGCCAACGCCAGAGAAGTGGCCCCAGGACGTGACTTTCAAGGG GCTGCAGTGGACCCCGAGCTCTCCTTGGATGGCTCCGAGGACAGCCCCAGCTACTGGGACTTAGAGCAG GAGATGTTCGGGAGCATGTTCCACTCAGAAACCCTGACCGCCCTGTGA
- the SLC26A9 gene encoding solute carrier family 26 member 9 isoform X2: MSQPRPRYVVDRAAYSLTLFDDEFEKKDRTYPVGEKLLNTFRCSPAKVKAAVFGLLPVLSWLPKYKIKDCLVPDLLGGLSGGCIQVPQGMAFALLANLPAVNGLYSSFFPLLTYFFLGGIHQMVPGTFAVISILVGNVCLQLAPESKFRVFDNATNESYVDTAAMEAERLHVSATLACLTAIIQMGLGFVQFGFVAIYLSESFIRGFMTAAGLQILISVLKYIFGLTVPSYTGPGSIVFTFIDICKGLPDTNIASLIFALISGAFLMLVKELNARYMHKIRFPIPTEMIVVVVATAISGSYKMPKKYHMQIVGEIQHGFPTPVSPVVSQWKDMIGTAFSLAIVGYVINLAMGRTLASKHGYDVDSNQEMIALGCSNFFGSFFKIHVICCALSVTLAVDGAGGKSQVASLCVSLVVMITMLVLGSYLYALPKSVLGALIAVNLKNSLKQLADPYYLWRRSKLDCCIWVVSFLSSFFLSLPYGVAVGVAFSVLVLVFQTQFRNGYALAQVLDSDIYVNPKTYNRVQEIKGVRIVTYCSPLYFANSEIFRQKVIAKTGVDPQKVLLAKQKYLKRQEKRRMPTQQRKSLFMKTKTVSLQELQQDFENASPTDPNNNQTPADGASVSYITFSPDSSPAAHCEPPAAAEIPIEPSDMLASVPPFVTFHTLILDMSGVSFVDLMGIKALAKLSSTYGKIGVQVFLANIHAQVYNDISHGGVFEDGCLQRNHVFPSIHDAVLFAQANAREVAPGRDFQGAAVDPELSLDGSEDSPSYWDLEQEMFGSMFHSETLTAL, translated from the exons ATGAGCCAGCCCAGGCCTCGCTACGTGGTAGACAGAGCCGCATACTCTCTCACCCTCTTCGATGACGAGTTTGAAAAGAAGGACCGGACATACCCAGTGGGAGAGAAACTTCTCAACACCTTCAG ATGTTCCCCAGCTAAAGTCAAAGCTGCGGTGTTTGGGCTGCTCCCCGTGCTCTCCTGGCTTCCCAAGTACAAGATCAAAGACTGCCTGGTCCCCGACCTGCTTGGCGGCCTCAGCGGTGGATGCATCCAGGTCCCCCAAG GCATGGCGTTTGCTCTGCTGGCCAACCTCCCTGCAGTCAACGGCCTCTACTCCTCTTTCTTCCCGCTCCTGACCTACTTCTTCCTGGGGGGCATACACCAGATGGTGCCAG GTACCTTTGCCGTTATCAGCATCCTGGTGGGTAACGTCTGTCTGCAGCTGGCCCCAGAGTCGAAATTCCGGGTCTTCGACAATGCCACCAATGAGAGCTACGTGGACACAGCGGCCATGGAGGCCGAGAGGCTGCACGTGTCAGCAACGCTAGCCTGCCTGACTGCCATCATCCAG ATGGGCCTGGGCTTCGTCCAGTTCGGCTTTGTGGCTATCTACCTCTCCGAGTCCTTCATCCGGGGCTTCATGACTGCCGCTGGCCTGCAGATCCTGATCTCGGTGCTCAAGTACATCTTTGGGCTGACCGTCCCCTCCTACACAGGCCCAGGGTCCATTGTCTTT ACCTTCATTGACATCTGCAAAGGCCTCCCCGACACCAACATCGCCTCGCTCATCTTCGCCCTCATCAGCGGTGCCTTCCTGATGCTGGTGAAGGAACTCAATGCTCGCTACATGCACAAGATCCGCTTCCCCATCCCCACAGAGATGATTGTG GTGGTGGTGGCAACGGCTATCTCCGGGAGCTATAAGATGCCCAAAAAGTATCACATGCAGATTGTGGGAGAGATCCAACATGG GTTCCCCACTCCCGTGTCGCCTGTGGTTTCTCAGTGGAAGGATATGATTGGCACAGCCTTCTCTCTGGCCATTGTGGGCTACGTCATCAACCTGGCTATGGGGAGGACCCTGGCCAGCAAACATGGCTATGACGTGGATTCTAACCAG GAGATGATTGCCCTGGGCTGCAGCAACTTCTTTGGctccttttttaaaatccatgtCATTTGCTGTGCTCTTTCCGTCACTCTGGCTGTAGATGGAGCTGGAGGAAAATCCCAG GTGGCgagcctgtgtgtgtctctggtGGTGATGATCACCATGCTGGTCCTGGGATCCTATCTGTACGCCCTCCCCAAG TCTGTGCTAGGAGCCCTGATAGCTGTCAACCTCAAGAACTCCCTCAAGCAACTTGCCGACCCCTACTACCTGTGGAGGAGGAGCAAGCTGGACTGT TGTATCTGGGTGGTgagcttcctctcctccttcttcctgagCCTGCCGTATGGTGTGGCGGTGGGTGTCGCCTTCTCCGTCCTCGTCTTGGTCTTCCAGACCCAATT TCGAAATGGCTACGCTTTGGCCCAGGTCCTGGACAGTGACATTTATGTGAATCCCAAGACCTACAACAGG GTCCAGGAAATCAAAGGGGTCAGGATTGTCACTTACTGCTCCCCTCTCTACTTTGCCAACTCGGAGATCTTCAGGCAAAAGGTCATTGCCAAG ACAGGTGTGGACCCCCAGAAAGTGTTGCTCGCCAAGCAAAAGTACCTCaagaggcaggagaagagaaggatgcCCACACAACAGAGGAAGTCTCTATTCATGAAAACCAAG acTGTCTCCCTGCAGGAGCTGCAGCAGGACTTTGAGAACGCCTCCCCGACCGACCCCAACAACAACCAGACGCCTGCTGATGGTGCCAGTGTGTCATACATCACCTTCAGCCCTGACAGCTCCCCGGCTGCCCACTGTGAGCCACCAGCCGCTGCGGAGATCCCCATTGAACCCAGTGACATGCTGGCCAGTGTCCCACCCTTTGTCACCTTCCACACCCTCATCCTTGACATGAGCGGGGTCAGCTTTGTGGACTTGATGGGCATCAAAGCCCTGGCCAAG CTGAGCTCCACTTACGGGAAGATCGGCGTGCAGGTCTTCTTAGCGAACATTCACG CCCAGGTGTACAATGACATCAGCCACGGAGGCGTCTTTGAAGACGGGTGTCTACAGCGCAACCACGTCTTTCCCAGCATACATGATGCCGTCCTCTTTGCCCAGGCCAACGCCAGAGAAGTGGCCCCAGGACGTGACTTTCAAGGG GCTGCAGTGGACCCCGAGCTCTCCTTGGATGGCTCCGAGGACAGCCCCAGCTACTGGGACTTAGAGCAG GAGATGTTCGGGAGCATGTTCCACTCAGAAACCCTGACCGCCCTGTGA